A part of Loxodonta africana isolate mLoxAfr1 chromosome 11, mLoxAfr1.hap2, whole genome shotgun sequence genomic DNA contains:
- the NTF4 gene encoding neurotrophin-4, translating into MLPHPSSSLPILLLFLLPSIPSEPRPPPTPLPPFLAPEWDLLSPRVALSRGAPTGPPLLFVLEAGAFGEPGGTPANRSRRGVSETAPASRRGELAVCDAVSGWVTDRRTAVDLRGREVEVLGEVPAAGGSPLRQYFFETRCKAENAEEGDPGGGGAGCRGVDRRHWVSECKAKQSYVRALTADAQGRVGWRWIRIDTACVCTLLSRTGRA; encoded by the coding sequence ATGCTCCCCCACCCCTCCAGCTCTCTCCccatcctcctcctcttcctcctccccagcATCCCATCAGAGCCCCGTCCCCCACCCACACCACTACCCCCATTTCTGGCCCCTGAGTGGGACCTCCTGTCCCCTCGAGTAGCCCTGTCCCGGGGCGCCCCCACAGGGCCCCCCTTGCTCTTTGTGTTGGAGGCTGGGGCCTTTGGGGAGCCTGGGGGCACTCCAGCCAACCGCAGTCGCCGCGGGGTGAGCGAGACAGCACCTGCCAGTCGCAGGGGTGAGCTGGCTGTGTGCGATGCAGTCAGTGGCTGGGTGACAGACCGCCGGACAGCCGTGGACCTGCGTGGGCGTGAGGTGGAGGTGCTGGGCGAGGTGCCTGCAGCTGGCGGCAGCCCCCTCCGCCAGTACTTCTTTGAGACCCGATGCAAGGCGGAAAACGCTGAGGAAGGTGACCCTGGTGGGGGTGGCGCGGGCTGCCGGGGTGTAGACCGGCGACACTGGGTATCTGAGTGCAAGGCCAAACAGTCCTACGTGCGGGCATTGACCGCTGATGCCCAGGGCCGTGTGGGCTGGCGATGGATTCGAATTGACACTGCCTGCGTCTGCACACTCCTCAGCCGTACTGGCCGGGCCTGA
- the SAXO3 gene encoding stabilizer of axonemal microtubules 3, translating into MAGRTLALRYGPLWPPISWTEVPGSWPEWHLTSSGVGHHVIPSASFPPPTVQSTVAEPLLPSAKQGPHIWAFDEVVSRWETTSGSAYVPKTHGGPCAQPKAPEPADPTRTVGIKDLGEKLKQRAWRLPLITKHHCSETRAQYTGWPGLDPRTTFDIGSQPLELADHHRRGPSQALVPWARNSELAGQPFTVSDQGILDRRQLYLTTTARDFRAYPKKELSGYPCKDSLTYWSFEETPQAWGHGPLRPPCPRSSRPPQLPRVRVPRARPVPPAVPHRGALSLAQESFSPPLHPLRGLDRFCPLEAPWGGPHWKPVPAIYSVPQAYGTENSRYGSCKPALI; encoded by the exons ATGGCGGGTCGGACCCTGGCTCTGCGCTATGGCCCCCTGTGGCCTCCCATCTCTTGGACCGAGGTGCCTGGATCCTGGCCCGAATGGCATCTCACCAGCAGTGGCGTCGGCCACCACGTTATCCCATCTGCGTCCTTTCCCCCGCCCACTGTGCAG TCCACGGTCGCGGAGCCCCTACTCCCCAGCGCAAAGCAAGGTCCGCACATCTGGGCTTTCGACGAGGTCGTCAGCAGGTGGGAGACCACCTCGGGCTCGGCTTACGTGCCCAAGACCCACGGCGGTCCCTGCGCGCAGCCCAAGGCCCCAGAGCCAGCGGACCCTACGCGAACTGTGGGGATCAAGGATTTAGGGGAAAAG CTCAAACAGCGAGCCTGGCGCCTCCCTCTGATCACGAAGCACCACTGCAGCGAAACGAGGGCGCAGTACACCGGCTGGCCTGGCCTGGACCCGCGCACCACCTTCGACATCGGGTCCCAACCCCTGGAGCTTGCGGACCACCACCGCAGAGGCCCTTCGCAG GCTCTTGTCCCCTGGGCTAGGAACTCCGAGCTGGCCGGCCAGCCTTTCACCGTATCCGACCAGGGCATCCTGGACCGCCGTCAGCTGTACCTGACCACCACGGCCCGGGACTTCCGAGCCTACCCGAA gaAGGAGTTGTCCGGATACCCCTGCAAAGACTCGCTGACCTACTGGAGCTTCGAGGAGACGCCCCAGGCCTGGGGCCACGGCCCACTGCGGCCGCCCTGTCCGCGGTCCTCTAGGCCACCCCAGCTGCCGCGGGTCCGCGTGCCCCGCGCGCGCCCGGTGCCGCCGGCCGTGCCCCACCGCGGGGCGCTGTCTCTGGCCCAAGAGTCGTTTAGCCCCCCGCTGCACCCTCTCCGCGGGCTGGACCGCTTCTGCCCGCTGGAGGCGCCCTGGGGCGGTCCCCACTGGAAGCCAGTACCGGCCATCTACAGCGTGCCGCAAGCCTACGGCACTGAGAACTCGCGCTATGGCAGCTGCAAGCCCGCGCTGATCTGA